A stretch of the Hydra vulgaris chromosome 09, alternate assembly HydraT2T_AEP genome encodes the following:
- the LOC136085344 gene encoding uncharacterized protein LOC136085344 encodes MIIKYRKREKTPKYTIEQQIKAKKRSRKLVNQHYNTKSLLVIDDEKYFCFAGNNMPGNSGYYTNNKKTCAESVRFIGKEKFPKQLIMWIAISDRGMSEPLFRTFKAVAINSSIYINECLEKRLLPFIHKYNGDFNYLLWSDLASSHYSKDSLNWMDQYVYYVDKESNPPNVPQARPIENFWGHLAQKVYEGDWQASTEQVLIDRIKLKLQEIDLNFLQSHIKGVRAKLRSIAGGGVFSYKK; translated from the coding sequence atgattattaaatacAGAAAACGTGAAAAGACTCCAAAGTACACTATAGAACAACAAATAAAGGCAAAAAAAAGAAGCAGGAAACTAGTTAACCAACACTATAACACAAAATCGCTTTTAGTCATCGATGacgaaaaatacttttgttttgcaGGGAACAACATGCCTGGAAATTCTGGATACTACacaaacaacaaaaagacaTGCGCAGAAAGTGTTCGTTTTATAGGAAAAGAGAAATTTCCAAAACAATTAATAATGTGGATAGCCATATCTGACCGTGGTATGTCCGAGCCATTGTTTCGCACTTTCAAGGCTGTAGCGATCAATTCATCaatctatattaatgaatgttTAGAAAAACGACTTCTTCCATTTATTCACAAGTATAATGGAGactttaactatttattatgGTCAGATTTAGCAAGTTCTCATTATTCTAAAGATTCTCTAAATTGGATGGACCAATATGTCTATTACGTTGATAAAGAATCCAATCCCCCAAATGTGCCTCAAGCACGaccaattgaaaatttttgggGACATTTGGCACAGAAGGTTTACGAGGGAGATTGGCAAGCTTCAACAGAGCAAGTTTTGATTGATCGCATTAAACTAAAACTACAAGAAattgatttaaactttttacagtCGCATATTAAAGGCGTCAGAGCAAAATTGAGATCAATTGCAGGTGGTGgtgttttttcatataaaaaataa